A window of the Lactuca sativa cultivar Salinas chromosome 7, Lsat_Salinas_v11, whole genome shotgun sequence genome harbors these coding sequences:
- the LOC128127411 gene encoding protein PELPK1-like produces the protein MASTSYLYIFAIALFSITTNEMCFASRNLLQATTFPTLPQPQIPTIPTMPQPQIPTIPTMPQPQMPTIPTLPLPQIPSIPNMPKVSLPPLPSMPTIPNFPTTLPNIPFFAPPPSKK, from the coding sequence ATGGCTTCCACCTCCTACCTTTACATTTTTGCAATTGCACTATTCTCAATTACAACAAATGAGATGTGTTTTGCTTCCCGCAATTTGCTGCAAGCAACCACATTCCCGACACTGCCACAACCACAGATACCAACAATCCCGACAATGCCACAGCCACAGATACCAACAATCCCGACAATGCCACAACCACAAATGCCCACCATCCCCACACTGCCACTACCACAAATACCCAGCATCCCTAACATGCCCAAAGTTTCATTGCCTCCATTGCCTTCTATGCCTACCATCCCTAACTTTCCAACAACTCTTCCCAATATTCCTTTCTTTGCTCCACCACCTTCCAAGAAGTAG